In Acidobacteriota bacterium, one DNA window encodes the following:
- the rpoZ gene encoding DNA-directed RNA polymerase subunit omega: protein MKLIEGFDSNYRYILVAARRARQLQGGSRPMVDTGSRKPCRIAQQEIEAGKVGYVIGPLKTAKDSVSDLLDNAISRR, encoded by the coding sequence ATGAAGCTCATCGAAGGATTCGACAGCAATTACCGGTACATCCTGGTGGCGGCGCGGCGGGCACGGCAACTGCAGGGCGGCTCGCGTCCCATGGTAGACACCGGCTCGCGCAAACCGTGCCGCATCGCGCAGCAGGAGATCGAAGCCGGCAAGGTCGGCTACGTGATCGGACCCCTGAAGACCGCGAAAGACTCGGTGAGCGATCTGCTCGATAACGCGATCAGCCGCAGGTAG
- the gmk gene encoding guanylate kinase yields the protein MSGILYIISAPSGSGKSTLVTEIRKVVPDLEFSVSYTTRPKRGSEQNGREYYFISRDEFERMISANDFLEYADVFGNYYGTAQRFLHEAAKRGKDLLLDIDVQGEKQVKQKVPGAASIFVLPPSRQVLELRLRRRSEAEGADSEAVIQRRLHEASKEIENYPNYDYILVNDQLERSIDQLKAIVVGERLKRAGRPLTPQEQAVVEASKANLRENMREKAQTVLKTFQLSAAPQR from the coding sequence ATGAGCGGGATCCTATACATCATCTCGGCGCCGTCAGGGTCAGGGAAGTCGACCCTGGTGACGGAGATCCGCAAGGTCGTTCCCGACCTGGAGTTCTCCGTCTCGTACACCACGCGGCCGAAGCGAGGCAGCGAGCAGAATGGGCGCGAGTATTACTTCATCTCGCGCGACGAGTTCGAGCGCATGATCTCGGCCAACGACTTCCTTGAGTACGCCGACGTCTTCGGGAACTACTACGGTACGGCGCAGCGCTTTCTGCATGAGGCGGCGAAGCGGGGCAAAGACCTGCTGCTCGATATCGACGTCCAGGGCGAAAAGCAGGTGAAGCAGAAGGTCCCCGGGGCAGCCAGCATCTTCGTGCTGCCTCCCTCGCGGCAAGTGCTGGAGCTGCGCTTGCGGCGGCGGAGCGAGGCGGAGGGGGCCGATTCCGAGGCGGTCATCCAGCGGCGGCTGCACGAGGCCTCGAAAGAGATTGAGAATTACCCGAATTACGACTATATTCTCGTGAACGACCAGCTGGAACGTTCCATCGATCAATTGAAGGCCATTGTGGTCGGCGAGCGCCTGAAGAGGGCGGGCCGTCCTCTCACGCCGCAAGAACAAGCCGTCGTGGAGGCGTCCAAGGCCAACCTGCGCGAGAACATGCGCGAGAAGGCTCAGACGGTGCTGAAGACGTTCCAGTTATCCGCCGCCCCACAGCGGTAA
- a CDS encoding YicC family protein, with protein sequence MPVRSMTAFAQVKGQAGDQLGFTLSLKSVNHRFLDLNLRMPSETDALEMKMRKALKERLARGHVDVTLAIERGTGAQFEVNKTLVGGYVEAFRAAARVFGVVGEPDLNAILRMPGALNSALASMDGAFEAAVTAKLDECMALLDEMRTHEGAGIERELRERMKALKSATSEIEKLRGAVSRSYLEKVEARMKELIGAHAEKDRILQEAALLAERSDIQEEIVRMHNHIAHFLQLLEQGTEVGKKLDFLLQEMNRESNTLLSKTSGVSGEGLRITELGLAMKSEIEKAREQVQNVE encoded by the coding sequence ATGCCAGTTCGCTCCATGACCGCGTTCGCGCAGGTAAAAGGGCAAGCCGGCGACCAGCTCGGCTTCACCCTGTCGTTGAAGTCGGTGAACCATCGCTTCCTCGACCTGAACCTGCGCATGCCGTCTGAGACCGACGCGCTCGAGATGAAGATGCGCAAAGCGCTGAAAGAAAGACTGGCACGCGGGCACGTGGATGTAACACTCGCCATTGAGCGCGGCACCGGCGCGCAGTTCGAGGTGAACAAGACGCTGGTCGGCGGATACGTGGAAGCGTTCCGCGCGGCGGCCCGCGTTTTCGGCGTGGTCGGGGAGCCTGACTTGAACGCCATCCTGCGCATGCCGGGCGCGCTGAACTCGGCGCTCGCCTCGATGGACGGTGCATTCGAAGCGGCGGTCACGGCGAAGCTCGACGAATGCATGGCACTGCTCGACGAGATGCGCACCCATGAAGGCGCAGGCATCGAGCGCGAGCTGCGCGAGCGGATGAAGGCGTTGAAGTCTGCGACCAGCGAGATCGAGAAGCTGCGCGGCGCGGTCTCGCGCTCTTATCTCGAAAAAGTGGAAGCGCGGATGAAGGAGTTGATCGGAGCGCACGCGGAGAAAGACCGCATCCTGCAAGAAGCGGCGCTGTTGGCCGAGCGGAGCGACATCCAGGAAGAGATCGTGCGCATGCACAACCACATCGCACACTTCCTGCAACTGCTAGAACAGGGGACAGAGGTCGGCAAGAAGCTCGACTTCCTGTTGCAGGAGATGAACCGCGAATCGAATACGCTGCTCTCGAAGACGTCTGGCGTTTCGGGCGAGGGGCTGCGCATCACGGAGTTAGGATTGGCAATGAAGTCGGAGATCGAGAAAGCGCGCGAACAGGTGCAGAACGTCGAATGA